One Calliopsis andreniformis isolate RMS-2024a chromosome 9, iyCalAndr_principal, whole genome shotgun sequence genomic window carries:
- the Hr38 gene encoding hormone receptor-like in 38 isoform X1, translating into MRVPRAEVFGLLDGALTSEDVRKSSSSPTTAHTGQLHSPNGDSDNSNGSQRAVAVTRNDVEQQQQPHRQRQQRPAAATVPVLACTNHSSTTTTTTAFTVASSMLLLQTQSPFGCSTLADLLSASYTDSADAGSLPEELDPFPELQLGNPQVVPTTDESAQPQQNVHHQPPQPPPSAAPLPEDVQGDSLRYSLLSSCFSSKADSIVDFWDSSTPLPSFQDTYTQPRYSRQELQVLGIKMDEDCYDNTVYPCSTGHYPTDFSPTTMPYHDHQQPPQQQHHHHHHPHPQLQQPPQPQHHHHHQGYFATETAPTPTTAVSSPPNHRQDSPYGAAVSVPMVYGPPPTITGGATPVAPTDLCPSVDSVVVGTSRPRRASLPTQRSESASSGSTESPKARGGSGTGSSVSSPSSGSGTSNERAPPSPSQLCAVCGDTAACQHYGVRTCEGCKGFFKRTVQKGAKYVCLAEKACPVDKRRRNRCQFCRFQKCLMVGMVKEVVRTDSLKGRRGRLPSKPKSPQESPPSPVSLITALVRAHLDTTPDQASLDYSQYRELRPDESVSEAENTQQFYSLLTTSIDVIRNFAEKIPGFTDLVREDQELLFQSASLELFVLRLAYRTKPEETKLTFCNGVVLALEQCRGSLGDWLDSILEFGKALHVLDVDLSAFACMCALTVVAHRYGLKEPSRMEQLQTKIINSLRDHVTYNAEAQKKAHYLSRMLAKLTDLRSLSMQGLQRIFYLKLEDLVPAPPLIENMFVGSLPF; encoded by the exons GGCAGCTGCATTCGCCGAACGGCGACAGCGATAACAGCAACGGTAGTCAGCGTGCGGTAGCTGTCACACGGAACGACGtagagcagcagcaacagccgcATCGCCAGCGGCAGCAACGGCCTGCAGCAGCTACCGTTCCAGTTCTCGCCTGCACGAATCACTCTTCTACAACCACGACCACCACCGCCTTTACGGTAGCGTCAAGTATGCTTCTTCTGCAGACACAG AGCCCCTTCGGATGTAGCACTCTGGCGGATCTGCTGAGCGCTTCGTACACGGATTCTGCGGATGCGGGAAGCCTGCCGGAAGAACTGGACCCGTTTCCAGAACTGCAATTGGGCAATCCGCAAGTGGTACCAACCACCGACGAGTCGGCCCAGCCACAGCAGAACGTGCATCATCAACCACCGCAGCCACCACCATCGGCTGCGCCTCTTCCCGAGGACGTGCAGGGGGACTCGCTTAGGTACTCATTACTTTCGTCATGCTTTTCATCTAAGGCCGATAGTATTGTAGATTTCTGGGATAG CTCAACACCCCTGCCAAGCTTTCAAGACACCTACACGCAGCCTCGGTACAGCAGGCAGGAACTTCAAGTCCTCGGCATTAAGATGGACGAGGATTGTTACGACAACACGGTGTACCCCTGCAGCACTGGCCACTATCCCACCGACTTCTCGCCCACCACGATGCCCTACCACGACCACCAACAACCGCCGCAGCAGCAACACCACCACCATCACCATCCACACCCGCAACTGCAGCAACCCCCTCAGCCGCAGCACCACCACCATCATCAGGGTTACTTCGCCACCGAAACGGCGCCCACACCGACTACAGCTGTTTCTTCTCCACCGAACCATCGACAAGATTCGCCGTATGGGGCTGCAGTCAGTGTCCCCATGGTGTATGGACCACCGCCAACCATAACTGGCGGTGCCACCCCCGTTGCACCCACAGATCTCTGCCCCAGCGTCGACAGCGTCGTAGTGGGCACGTCCCGTCCACGAAGGGCGTCTCTGCCTACCCAGAGGTCAGAGTCTGCGAG TAGTGGCAGTACAGAGTCCCCGAAGGCCCGAGGCGGAAGTGGCACAGGGAGTTCCGTGAGCTCTCCCTCGTCCGGAAGCGGAACCAGCAATGAGCGAGCTCCACCCAGCCCGAGCCAACTCTGCGCCGTTTGCGGCGACACGGCAGCTTGTCAGCACTACGGCGTTCGTACCTGCGAGGGCTGCAAGGGCTTCTTCAAGAGGACCGTGCAGAAGGGCGCGAAATACGTGTGCCTCGCGGAGAAGGCCTGCCCGGTGGACAAACGCCGACGGAACCGATGTCAATTTTGTCGCTTCCAGAAGTGCCTGATGGTCGGCATGGTGAAAGAG GTTGTTAGGACAGACTCCTTGAAGGGACGTCGAGGTAGGCTACCCTCGAAACCAAAGTCCCCGCAGGAGTCACCCCCAAGTCCAGTTTCCCTCATCACAGCTCTGGTGCGGGCTCACTTGGACACCACCCCTGACCAGGCCAGCTTGGACTACTCGCAGTACAGGGAACTGAGACCTGACGAATCTGTCAGCGAAGCTGAAAACACGCAACAGTTCTACAGTCTTCTGACCACGTCCATCGACGTGATTCGAAATTTCGCGGAAAAGATTCCTGGCTTCACGGATTTGGTGCGGGAGGACCAG GAACTTCTTTTCCAATCCGCCAGCCTCGAACTCTTCGTTCTTCGTTTGGCATACCGTACGAAACCAGAAGAAACAAAGCTGACGTTTTGCAACGGTGTCGTCTTGGCACTGGAGCAGTGTAGAGGCAGCTTAGGCGACTGGCTCGACAGTATTCTTGAGTTTGGCAAAGCTCTTCACGTTCTTGATGTAGACCTCAGCGCTTTCGCCTGTATGTGTGCTCTCACTGTCGTCGCTC ATAGGTATGGCCTGAAGGAGCCCAGCCGCATGGAACAACTACAGACGAAAATCATCAACTCCCTTCGCGACCACGTCACCTACAACGCCGAGGCGCAGAAGAAGGCGCACTACCTGTCCCGCATGCTAGCTAAGCTCACAGACCTAAGGAGTCTGTCGATGCAAGGTCTCCAGCGCATCTTTTACCTGAAACTAGAGGACCTGGTGCCTGCGCCGCCATTGATCGAGAACATGTTCGTCGGTAGTTTGCCGTTCTAA
- the Hr38 gene encoding hormone receptor-like in 38 isoform X3 codes for MRVPRAEVFGLLDGALTSEDVRKSSSSPTTAHTGQLHSPNGDSDNSNGSQRAVAVTRNDVEQQQQPHRQRQQRPAAATVPVLACTNHSSTTTTTTAFTVASSMLLLQTQSPFGCSTLADLLSASYTDSADAGSLPEELDPFPELQLGNPQVVPTTDESAQPQQNVHHQPPQPPPSAAPLPEDVQGDSLSSTPLPSFQDTYTQPRYSRQELQVLGIKMDEDCYDNTVYPCSTGHYPTDFSPTTMPYHDHQQPPQQQHHHHHHPHPQLQQPPQPQHHHHHQGYFATETAPTPTTAVSSPPNHRQDSPYGAAVSVPMVYGPPPTITGGATPVAPTDLCPSVDSVVVGTSRPRRASLPTQRSESASSGSTESPKARGGSGTGSSVSSPSSGSGTSNERAPPSPSQLCAVCGDTAACQHYGVRTCEGCKGFFKRTVQKGAKYVCLAEKACPVDKRRRNRCQFCRFQKCLMVGMVKEVVRTDSLKGRRGRLPSKPKSPQESPPSPVSLITALVRAHLDTTPDQASLDYSQYRELRPDESVSEAENTQQFYSLLTTSIDVIRNFAEKIPGFTDLVREDQELLFQSASLELFVLRLAYRTKPEETKLTFCNGVVLALEQCRGSLGDWLDSILEFGKALHVLDVDLSAFACMCALTVVAHRYGLKEPSRMEQLQTKIINSLRDHVTYNAEAQKKAHYLSRMLAKLTDLRSLSMQGLQRIFYLKLEDLVPAPPLIENMFVGSLPF; via the exons GGCAGCTGCATTCGCCGAACGGCGACAGCGATAACAGCAACGGTAGTCAGCGTGCGGTAGCTGTCACACGGAACGACGtagagcagcagcaacagccgcATCGCCAGCGGCAGCAACGGCCTGCAGCAGCTACCGTTCCAGTTCTCGCCTGCACGAATCACTCTTCTACAACCACGACCACCACCGCCTTTACGGTAGCGTCAAGTATGCTTCTTCTGCAGACACAG AGCCCCTTCGGATGTAGCACTCTGGCGGATCTGCTGAGCGCTTCGTACACGGATTCTGCGGATGCGGGAAGCCTGCCGGAAGAACTGGACCCGTTTCCAGAACTGCAATTGGGCAATCCGCAAGTGGTACCAACCACCGACGAGTCGGCCCAGCCACAGCAGAACGTGCATCATCAACCACCGCAGCCACCACCATCGGCTGCGCCTCTTCCCGAGGACGTGCAGGGGGACTCGCTTAG CTCAACACCCCTGCCAAGCTTTCAAGACACCTACACGCAGCCTCGGTACAGCAGGCAGGAACTTCAAGTCCTCGGCATTAAGATGGACGAGGATTGTTACGACAACACGGTGTACCCCTGCAGCACTGGCCACTATCCCACCGACTTCTCGCCCACCACGATGCCCTACCACGACCACCAACAACCGCCGCAGCAGCAACACCACCACCATCACCATCCACACCCGCAACTGCAGCAACCCCCTCAGCCGCAGCACCACCACCATCATCAGGGTTACTTCGCCACCGAAACGGCGCCCACACCGACTACAGCTGTTTCTTCTCCACCGAACCATCGACAAGATTCGCCGTATGGGGCTGCAGTCAGTGTCCCCATGGTGTATGGACCACCGCCAACCATAACTGGCGGTGCCACCCCCGTTGCACCCACAGATCTCTGCCCCAGCGTCGACAGCGTCGTAGTGGGCACGTCCCGTCCACGAAGGGCGTCTCTGCCTACCCAGAGGTCAGAGTCTGCGAG TAGTGGCAGTACAGAGTCCCCGAAGGCCCGAGGCGGAAGTGGCACAGGGAGTTCCGTGAGCTCTCCCTCGTCCGGAAGCGGAACCAGCAATGAGCGAGCTCCACCCAGCCCGAGCCAACTCTGCGCCGTTTGCGGCGACACGGCAGCTTGTCAGCACTACGGCGTTCGTACCTGCGAGGGCTGCAAGGGCTTCTTCAAGAGGACCGTGCAGAAGGGCGCGAAATACGTGTGCCTCGCGGAGAAGGCCTGCCCGGTGGACAAACGCCGACGGAACCGATGTCAATTTTGTCGCTTCCAGAAGTGCCTGATGGTCGGCATGGTGAAAGAG GTTGTTAGGACAGACTCCTTGAAGGGACGTCGAGGTAGGCTACCCTCGAAACCAAAGTCCCCGCAGGAGTCACCCCCAAGTCCAGTTTCCCTCATCACAGCTCTGGTGCGGGCTCACTTGGACACCACCCCTGACCAGGCCAGCTTGGACTACTCGCAGTACAGGGAACTGAGACCTGACGAATCTGTCAGCGAAGCTGAAAACACGCAACAGTTCTACAGTCTTCTGACCACGTCCATCGACGTGATTCGAAATTTCGCGGAAAAGATTCCTGGCTTCACGGATTTGGTGCGGGAGGACCAG GAACTTCTTTTCCAATCCGCCAGCCTCGAACTCTTCGTTCTTCGTTTGGCATACCGTACGAAACCAGAAGAAACAAAGCTGACGTTTTGCAACGGTGTCGTCTTGGCACTGGAGCAGTGTAGAGGCAGCTTAGGCGACTGGCTCGACAGTATTCTTGAGTTTGGCAAAGCTCTTCACGTTCTTGATGTAGACCTCAGCGCTTTCGCCTGTATGTGTGCTCTCACTGTCGTCGCTC ATAGGTATGGCCTGAAGGAGCCCAGCCGCATGGAACAACTACAGACGAAAATCATCAACTCCCTTCGCGACCACGTCACCTACAACGCCGAGGCGCAGAAGAAGGCGCACTACCTGTCCCGCATGCTAGCTAAGCTCACAGACCTAAGGAGTCTGTCGATGCAAGGTCTCCAGCGCATCTTTTACCTGAAACTAGAGGACCTGGTGCCTGCGCCGCCATTGATCGAGAACATGTTCGTCGGTAGTTTGCCGTTCTAA
- the Hr38 gene encoding hormone receptor-like in 38 isoform X2, whose amino-acid sequence MITMDASHSQYRRYWQLHSPNGDSDNSNGSQRAVAVTRNDVEQQQQPHRQRQQRPAAATVPVLACTNHSSTTTTTTAFTVASSMLLLQTQSPFGCSTLADLLSASYTDSADAGSLPEELDPFPELQLGNPQVVPTTDESAQPQQNVHHQPPQPPPSAAPLPEDVQGDSLRYSLLSSCFSSKADSIVDFWDSSTPLPSFQDTYTQPRYSRQELQVLGIKMDEDCYDNTVYPCSTGHYPTDFSPTTMPYHDHQQPPQQQHHHHHHPHPQLQQPPQPQHHHHHQGYFATETAPTPTTAVSSPPNHRQDSPYGAAVSVPMVYGPPPTITGGATPVAPTDLCPSVDSVVVGTSRPRRASLPTQRSESASSGSTESPKARGGSGTGSSVSSPSSGSGTSNERAPPSPSQLCAVCGDTAACQHYGVRTCEGCKGFFKRTVQKGAKYVCLAEKACPVDKRRRNRCQFCRFQKCLMVGMVKEVVRTDSLKGRRGRLPSKPKSPQESPPSPVSLITALVRAHLDTTPDQASLDYSQYRELRPDESVSEAENTQQFYSLLTTSIDVIRNFAEKIPGFTDLVREDQELLFQSASLELFVLRLAYRTKPEETKLTFCNGVVLALEQCRGSLGDWLDSILEFGKALHVLDVDLSAFACMCALTVVAHRYGLKEPSRMEQLQTKIINSLRDHVTYNAEAQKKAHYLSRMLAKLTDLRSLSMQGLQRIFYLKLEDLVPAPPLIENMFVGSLPF is encoded by the exons GGCAGCTGCATTCGCCGAACGGCGACAGCGATAACAGCAACGGTAGTCAGCGTGCGGTAGCTGTCACACGGAACGACGtagagcagcagcaacagccgcATCGCCAGCGGCAGCAACGGCCTGCAGCAGCTACCGTTCCAGTTCTCGCCTGCACGAATCACTCTTCTACAACCACGACCACCACCGCCTTTACGGTAGCGTCAAGTATGCTTCTTCTGCAGACACAG AGCCCCTTCGGATGTAGCACTCTGGCGGATCTGCTGAGCGCTTCGTACACGGATTCTGCGGATGCGGGAAGCCTGCCGGAAGAACTGGACCCGTTTCCAGAACTGCAATTGGGCAATCCGCAAGTGGTACCAACCACCGACGAGTCGGCCCAGCCACAGCAGAACGTGCATCATCAACCACCGCAGCCACCACCATCGGCTGCGCCTCTTCCCGAGGACGTGCAGGGGGACTCGCTTAGGTACTCATTACTTTCGTCATGCTTTTCATCTAAGGCCGATAGTATTGTAGATTTCTGGGATAG CTCAACACCCCTGCCAAGCTTTCAAGACACCTACACGCAGCCTCGGTACAGCAGGCAGGAACTTCAAGTCCTCGGCATTAAGATGGACGAGGATTGTTACGACAACACGGTGTACCCCTGCAGCACTGGCCACTATCCCACCGACTTCTCGCCCACCACGATGCCCTACCACGACCACCAACAACCGCCGCAGCAGCAACACCACCACCATCACCATCCACACCCGCAACTGCAGCAACCCCCTCAGCCGCAGCACCACCACCATCATCAGGGTTACTTCGCCACCGAAACGGCGCCCACACCGACTACAGCTGTTTCTTCTCCACCGAACCATCGACAAGATTCGCCGTATGGGGCTGCAGTCAGTGTCCCCATGGTGTATGGACCACCGCCAACCATAACTGGCGGTGCCACCCCCGTTGCACCCACAGATCTCTGCCCCAGCGTCGACAGCGTCGTAGTGGGCACGTCCCGTCCACGAAGGGCGTCTCTGCCTACCCAGAGGTCAGAGTCTGCGAG TAGTGGCAGTACAGAGTCCCCGAAGGCCCGAGGCGGAAGTGGCACAGGGAGTTCCGTGAGCTCTCCCTCGTCCGGAAGCGGAACCAGCAATGAGCGAGCTCCACCCAGCCCGAGCCAACTCTGCGCCGTTTGCGGCGACACGGCAGCTTGTCAGCACTACGGCGTTCGTACCTGCGAGGGCTGCAAGGGCTTCTTCAAGAGGACCGTGCAGAAGGGCGCGAAATACGTGTGCCTCGCGGAGAAGGCCTGCCCGGTGGACAAACGCCGACGGAACCGATGTCAATTTTGTCGCTTCCAGAAGTGCCTGATGGTCGGCATGGTGAAAGAG GTTGTTAGGACAGACTCCTTGAAGGGACGTCGAGGTAGGCTACCCTCGAAACCAAAGTCCCCGCAGGAGTCACCCCCAAGTCCAGTTTCCCTCATCACAGCTCTGGTGCGGGCTCACTTGGACACCACCCCTGACCAGGCCAGCTTGGACTACTCGCAGTACAGGGAACTGAGACCTGACGAATCTGTCAGCGAAGCTGAAAACACGCAACAGTTCTACAGTCTTCTGACCACGTCCATCGACGTGATTCGAAATTTCGCGGAAAAGATTCCTGGCTTCACGGATTTGGTGCGGGAGGACCAG GAACTTCTTTTCCAATCCGCCAGCCTCGAACTCTTCGTTCTTCGTTTGGCATACCGTACGAAACCAGAAGAAACAAAGCTGACGTTTTGCAACGGTGTCGTCTTGGCACTGGAGCAGTGTAGAGGCAGCTTAGGCGACTGGCTCGACAGTATTCTTGAGTTTGGCAAAGCTCTTCACGTTCTTGATGTAGACCTCAGCGCTTTCGCCTGTATGTGTGCTCTCACTGTCGTCGCTC ATAGGTATGGCCTGAAGGAGCCCAGCCGCATGGAACAACTACAGACGAAAATCATCAACTCCCTTCGCGACCACGTCACCTACAACGCCGAGGCGCAGAAGAAGGCGCACTACCTGTCCCGCATGCTAGCTAAGCTCACAGACCTAAGGAGTCTGTCGATGCAAGGTCTCCAGCGCATCTTTTACCTGAAACTAGAGGACCTGGTGCCTGCGCCGCCATTGATCGAGAACATGTTCGTCGGTAGTTTGCCGTTCTAA
- the Hr38 gene encoding hormone receptor-like in 38 isoform X4 codes for MLLLQTQSPFGCSTLADLLSASYTDSADAGSLPEELDPFPELQLGNPQVVPTTDESAQPQQNVHHQPPQPPPSAAPLPEDVQGDSLRYSLLSSCFSSKADSIVDFWDSSTPLPSFQDTYTQPRYSRQELQVLGIKMDEDCYDNTVYPCSTGHYPTDFSPTTMPYHDHQQPPQQQHHHHHHPHPQLQQPPQPQHHHHHQGYFATETAPTPTTAVSSPPNHRQDSPYGAAVSVPMVYGPPPTITGGATPVAPTDLCPSVDSVVVGTSRPRRASLPTQRSESASSGSTESPKARGGSGTGSSVSSPSSGSGTSNERAPPSPSQLCAVCGDTAACQHYGVRTCEGCKGFFKRTVQKGAKYVCLAEKACPVDKRRRNRCQFCRFQKCLMVGMVKEVVRTDSLKGRRGRLPSKPKSPQESPPSPVSLITALVRAHLDTTPDQASLDYSQYRELRPDESVSEAENTQQFYSLLTTSIDVIRNFAEKIPGFTDLVREDQELLFQSASLELFVLRLAYRTKPEETKLTFCNGVVLALEQCRGSLGDWLDSILEFGKALHVLDVDLSAFACMCALTVVAHRYGLKEPSRMEQLQTKIINSLRDHVTYNAEAQKKAHYLSRMLAKLTDLRSLSMQGLQRIFYLKLEDLVPAPPLIENMFVGSLPF; via the exons ATGCTTCTTCTGCAGACACAG AGCCCCTTCGGATGTAGCACTCTGGCGGATCTGCTGAGCGCTTCGTACACGGATTCTGCGGATGCGGGAAGCCTGCCGGAAGAACTGGACCCGTTTCCAGAACTGCAATTGGGCAATCCGCAAGTGGTACCAACCACCGACGAGTCGGCCCAGCCACAGCAGAACGTGCATCATCAACCACCGCAGCCACCACCATCGGCTGCGCCTCTTCCCGAGGACGTGCAGGGGGACTCGCTTAGGTACTCATTACTTTCGTCATGCTTTTCATCTAAGGCCGATAGTATTGTAGATTTCTGGGATAG CTCAACACCCCTGCCAAGCTTTCAAGACACCTACACGCAGCCTCGGTACAGCAGGCAGGAACTTCAAGTCCTCGGCATTAAGATGGACGAGGATTGTTACGACAACACGGTGTACCCCTGCAGCACTGGCCACTATCCCACCGACTTCTCGCCCACCACGATGCCCTACCACGACCACCAACAACCGCCGCAGCAGCAACACCACCACCATCACCATCCACACCCGCAACTGCAGCAACCCCCTCAGCCGCAGCACCACCACCATCATCAGGGTTACTTCGCCACCGAAACGGCGCCCACACCGACTACAGCTGTTTCTTCTCCACCGAACCATCGACAAGATTCGCCGTATGGGGCTGCAGTCAGTGTCCCCATGGTGTATGGACCACCGCCAACCATAACTGGCGGTGCCACCCCCGTTGCACCCACAGATCTCTGCCCCAGCGTCGACAGCGTCGTAGTGGGCACGTCCCGTCCACGAAGGGCGTCTCTGCCTACCCAGAGGTCAGAGTCTGCGAG TAGTGGCAGTACAGAGTCCCCGAAGGCCCGAGGCGGAAGTGGCACAGGGAGTTCCGTGAGCTCTCCCTCGTCCGGAAGCGGAACCAGCAATGAGCGAGCTCCACCCAGCCCGAGCCAACTCTGCGCCGTTTGCGGCGACACGGCAGCTTGTCAGCACTACGGCGTTCGTACCTGCGAGGGCTGCAAGGGCTTCTTCAAGAGGACCGTGCAGAAGGGCGCGAAATACGTGTGCCTCGCGGAGAAGGCCTGCCCGGTGGACAAACGCCGACGGAACCGATGTCAATTTTGTCGCTTCCAGAAGTGCCTGATGGTCGGCATGGTGAAAGAG GTTGTTAGGACAGACTCCTTGAAGGGACGTCGAGGTAGGCTACCCTCGAAACCAAAGTCCCCGCAGGAGTCACCCCCAAGTCCAGTTTCCCTCATCACAGCTCTGGTGCGGGCTCACTTGGACACCACCCCTGACCAGGCCAGCTTGGACTACTCGCAGTACAGGGAACTGAGACCTGACGAATCTGTCAGCGAAGCTGAAAACACGCAACAGTTCTACAGTCTTCTGACCACGTCCATCGACGTGATTCGAAATTTCGCGGAAAAGATTCCTGGCTTCACGGATTTGGTGCGGGAGGACCAG GAACTTCTTTTCCAATCCGCCAGCCTCGAACTCTTCGTTCTTCGTTTGGCATACCGTACGAAACCAGAAGAAACAAAGCTGACGTTTTGCAACGGTGTCGTCTTGGCACTGGAGCAGTGTAGAGGCAGCTTAGGCGACTGGCTCGACAGTATTCTTGAGTTTGGCAAAGCTCTTCACGTTCTTGATGTAGACCTCAGCGCTTTCGCCTGTATGTGTGCTCTCACTGTCGTCGCTC ATAGGTATGGCCTGAAGGAGCCCAGCCGCATGGAACAACTACAGACGAAAATCATCAACTCCCTTCGCGACCACGTCACCTACAACGCCGAGGCGCAGAAGAAGGCGCACTACCTGTCCCGCATGCTAGCTAAGCTCACAGACCTAAGGAGTCTGTCGATGCAAGGTCTCCAGCGCATCTTTTACCTGAAACTAGAGGACCTGGTGCCTGCGCCGCCATTGATCGAGAACATGTTCGTCGGTAGTTTGCCGTTCTAA